A region of Fibrobacter succinogenes subsp. succinogenes S85 DNA encodes the following proteins:
- a CDS encoding fimbriae-associated domain protein, with the protein MKNAFNTILILTVVGFIALIAGALYFGAPAFGWIIMIAIMAVYLVEQFSAIRKMKQIIAEDEVIDSCEKGNAYPEPGTGVVAKRIELAKRLLQKNIRLDSTIAFDVLSSGSSIPLNRSVGSTVILLGLMGTFFGLMQSVATAGGAIDNSTTQGTLDTIQVLFQNMKGIFGTSLCGLFAALILSASRTVLSSKRDEFMAHLDTFTLDMQEDESAEGVIEEDKNELERLFESVEKNLSVIASSVKDGLAGVVSMVGEELSAMTSKLNQDVVESVQKVSTEMTSSIKTVNDSLAGAVANMNESTQKFGELVGASVTNAFSPINENIGALSKSVEAIPSKLDDKLNGISVALNASLEGLSSGVKSSLDGVSGNVETALSKVASEVKAGLDGVASDVKAGLQDVAKGTMDVAYLTKDAMDEASKSIGDSVAEQVKQSSEQWADFMQRLEDKTTANVDSQREGLETLKNVALQVAENAQAGSAELSQNVSEKLGALSSDILGAFQKLSETSSVLLEAQKALTESIDNRVVKEKEATDALGGNIVETAELMRVNQSELSANLEMLRSGLETILEKLSGDTAEYEEEDNFVEHLNQSLEAFHERASEVLMENAVKTQEILLEVLEQTQRSAIPAQPKAEG; encoded by the coding sequence ATGAAAAATGCATTCAATACGATTCTTATTTTGACGGTGGTGGGTTTTATAGCCCTTATCGCAGGCGCTCTTTACTTTGGCGCCCCGGCATTTGGCTGGATCATCATGATCGCCATCATGGCTGTCTACTTGGTGGAGCAATTTTCTGCCATCCGCAAGATGAAGCAGATTATCGCCGAAGACGAAGTTATCGATTCTTGCGAAAAAGGGAACGCTTATCCGGAACCGGGAACGGGCGTTGTCGCGAAGAGAATTGAACTTGCAAAGCGTCTGTTGCAAAAGAACATCCGCCTGGATTCCACGATTGCCTTTGACGTGCTTTCGTCGGGTTCTTCGATTCCGCTCAACCGCAGCGTGGGTTCTACGGTCATTCTCCTTGGCCTTATGGGTACGTTCTTCGGCCTTATGCAGTCTGTGGCAACCGCCGGTGGCGCGATTGACAATTCCACGACGCAGGGTACGCTTGATACGATTCAGGTGCTTTTCCAGAACATGAAGGGCATTTTCGGTACTAGCCTTTGTGGTTTGTTTGCCGCCTTGATTTTGAGCGCAAGCCGCACGGTGCTCAGCTCCAAGCGCGATGAATTCATGGCGCACCTCGACACCTTCACGCTCGACATGCAAGAAGATGAAAGCGCAGAAGGCGTGATTGAAGAAGACAAGAACGAACTTGAACGCCTCTTTGAATCTGTTGAAAAGAATTTGTCCGTGATTGCATCTTCCGTGAAGGATGGTTTGGCTGGTGTTGTCTCGATGGTGGGTGAGGAACTCTCTGCCATGACTTCGAAGCTGAACCAGGATGTTGTGGAATCTGTCCAGAAGGTTTCTACGGAAATGACTTCTTCTATCAAGACGGTCAATGATTCTCTCGCTGGTGCAGTGGCTAACATGAACGAATCAACGCAGAAGTTTGGCGAACTTGTTGGCGCTTCTGTGACGAACGCTTTCAGCCCGATCAATGAAAATATCGGTGCGCTCTCCAAGTCTGTTGAGGCTATCCCGTCGAAGCTCGACGATAAACTCAATGGTATTTCTGTTGCCTTGAATGCTAGCCTCGAAGGTCTTTCTTCAGGCGTTAAGTCTTCGCTTGATGGAGTTTCTGGCAATGTGGAAACCGCACTTTCTAAGGTCGCCTCTGAAGTTAAAGCAGGCCTTGATGGCGTTGCATCCGATGTTAAGGCTGGCCTTCAGGATGTGGCGAAGGGCACGATGGATGTGGCATACCTTACTAAGGATGCTATGGACGAAGCTTCTAAGAGCATCGGTGATTCCGTTGCTGAACAGGTCAAGCAGTCTAGCGAACAGTGGGCTGACTTTATGCAGCGTCTCGAAGACAAGACGACTGCCAATGTGGATTCCCAGCGCGAAGGTCTCGAAACGCTCAAGAACGTGGCTCTCCAAGTTGCCGAAAACGCTCAGGCCGGTTCTGCAGAACTCTCCCAGAACGTTTCCGAAAAGCTCGGCGCCCTTTCTTCCGACATTCTCGGCGCATTCCAGAAGCTTTCCGAAACGTCAAGCGTGCTTCTCGAAGCTCAAAAGGCGCTCACCGAAAGCATCGACAATCGCGTGGTCAAGGAAAAGGAAGCCACGGATGCTCTTGGCGGAAACATCGTGGAAACCGCAGAACTTATGCGCGTGAACCAGTCCGAACTCAGCGCCAATCTCGAAATGCTGCGTAGCGGCCTTGAAACGATTCTCGAAAAGCTCTCTGGCGATACCGCAGAATACGAAGAAGAAGATAACTTTGTCGAACACCTCAACCAGTCTCTCGAAGCCTTCCATGAACGCGCAAGCGAAGTGCTCATGGAAAATGCGGTCAAGACTCAGGAAATCTTGCTTGAAGTGCTCGAACAGACACAGCGTTCTGCAATTCCCGCTCAACCTAAAGCTGAAGGTTAA
- a CDS encoding OmpA/MotB family protein, which yields MRRNRDENSNPWMAYTDLGVALVSLFILAFVAMATLKEQKAEDLTRTEEEVLSCQEQMRKIAAERNALLSKSLQTSIEAGLIALEDGKIQIQASFLFPINGANLTKEGEGVIRGISKGLLEALDSTDVIMVSGFTDDIPFSGSTSYTNWNLSTERAVNVVKMLVKMGFPPDRLFAAGFGEHRPKYPNDSEEHRRLNRRVEIGVTPLQSNKTAEVTP from the coding sequence ATGCGTCGCAATAGAGACGAAAATAGCAATCCATGGATGGCGTACACGGACTTGGGCGTTGCCCTCGTTTCGCTCTTTATCCTTGCGTTTGTGGCGATGGCGACCCTCAAGGAACAAAAAGCGGAAGACCTCACGCGTACCGAAGAAGAAGTGCTCAGCTGCCAGGAACAGATGCGTAAGATTGCGGCAGAACGCAATGCGCTTTTGTCCAAGAGCTTGCAGACCTCCATCGAAGCTGGCCTTATCGCGCTCGAAGACGGTAAAATCCAGATCCAGGCGAGTTTCCTTTTCCCGATCAACGGAGCTAACCTCACCAAGGAAGGCGAGGGCGTGATTCGCGGTATCAGCAAGGGTCTTTTGGAAGCTCTTGATTCTACGGACGTGATCATGGTGAGTGGCTTTACGGACGACATTCCGTTTAGCGGCTCGACATCTTATACGAACTGGAACCTTTCTACGGAACGTGCCGTGAACGTGGTCAAGATGCTCGTGAAAATGGGCTTTCCGCCCGATAGACTCTTTGCTGCAGGCTTTGGTGAACACCGCCCGAAATACCCGAACGATAGCGAAGAACATCGCCGTTTGAACCGTCGCGTGGAAATCGGTGTGACCCCGCTCCAGTCCAACAAAACAGCTGAGGTAACGCCCTAA
- a CDS encoding FISUMP domain-containing protein — translation MNTVLNLKNTVLLAAAASFFSIVGCSSEESIVYSNENNPVFRDGKIIDPRDNNSYGVALIGDLYWMTENLRYADSVSTKNLAGNTWCHEDDAKCEKYGRLYSWTAALDYDKKFNSASVGYVSSTKGICPNGWRIPSGNDWLSLVNYVETNNGGEGSGTSLKSTETWSASDEVRKPTNRFGFGAKASGRRNNDGETFMSTGRIAFFWSSNEHDNGTAEGWQLRHDVGVIQLGNFYKDHGLAVRCVANKNSANIVTGKDVLDSSYLEKIPQDYGTLKIGDQSYRTIEIDGVTWMADNVNVNDDGSSCYNDDKEYCKEFGRLYSYEAALKICPDGWQLPTKTQYSSLKMYAKTNAALRSTSGWSNNASKGLNFWGFDAKPAGGMDGKDFFDLKASAYFWVNENLSDESKASTFWINYYDQVPSFMSYDKKNKYSVRCVKK, via the coding sequence ATGAATACCGTCCTCAATCTCAAAAATACAGTTCTTTTGGCCGCTGCGGCCTCCTTCTTTAGTATAGTCGGCTGTTCCTCCGAAGAAAGCATTGTCTATTCTAATGAAAATAATCCTGTCTTTAGAGACGGAAAGATTATTGACCCACGAGATAATAATTCATACGGCGTGGCGTTGATTGGCGACCTGTATTGGATGACTGAAAATCTCCGTTATGCTGATTCTGTGAGTACCAAAAATCTTGCAGGAAACACATGGTGTCATGAGGATGATGCTAAATGCGAAAAATATGGACGGCTTTATTCCTGGACGGCTGCTTTAGATTATGATAAAAAGTTCAATTCGGCAAGCGTAGGCTATGTTTCATCGACGAAGGGAATTTGCCCCAATGGTTGGAGAATTCCGTCTGGGAACGATTGGCTTTCTTTAGTTAATTATGTAGAAACTAATAACGGTGGTGAAGGCTCTGGTACGAGTTTAAAGTCAACGGAAACTTGGAGTGCTTCTGACGAAGTCCGTAAGCCGACGAACCGTTTTGGCTTCGGTGCGAAAGCTTCTGGTCGTCGCAACAATGATGGCGAAACCTTTATGAGTACGGGCCGAATCGCTTTCTTCTGGTCTTCAAATGAACATGATAATGGTACGGCCGAAGGTTGGCAGCTCCGTCATGATGTTGGTGTGATTCAGTTGGGCAATTTCTACAAAGACCATGGCTTAGCGGTACGCTGCGTTGCCAATAAGAATTCTGCAAATATTGTGACGGGGAAGGATGTTTTGGATTCTTCATATCTAGAGAAAATTCCTCAAGATTATGGTACTTTGAAAATCGGGGATCAATCTTATAGGACAATTGAAATTGATGGTGTCACCTGGATGGCGGATAACGTAAATGTCAATGATGATGGGAGTAGTTGCTATAACGACGATAAGGAATACTGCAAGGAGTTTGGCCGTCTTTATTCTTATGAAGCCGCATTGAAAATATGCCCGGATGGGTGGCAACTGCCTACAAAAACGCAATATTCTTCGTTGAAGATGTATGCAAAGACTAATGCCGCTTTGCGCTCTACGTCGGGCTGGTCCAATAATGCATCAAAGGGCCTGAACTTCTGGGGCTTTGATGCAAAACCGGCAGGCGGAATGGACGGGAAGGATTTCTTTGATTTGAAGGCTAGCGCTTATTTTTGGGTGAATGAAAATCTTTCGGATGAATCTAAAGCATCTACTTTCTGGATTAACTATTACGATCAGGTGCCTTCATTCATGTCTTATGACAAAAAGAATAAATACTCCGTTCGTTGCGTAAAGAAATAA
- the argH gene encoding argininosuccinate lyase, translating to MAKKKDTQTNMWTGRFASGMAQSMVDLSFSLQFDAELIEEDIEGSIGHGKGLVESGVLSKADYKKICDGLKSILDDYHAGKNLWCDSDEDIHMAVERVLTERIGALGKKIHTGRSRNDQVCTDFKLYMRHRAAEIRQLEIELMETVLDLSKKYFGKMMPGYTHLQQAQPIYFSHYLMSMFFAVSRDVKRLDNFLELHSQLPLGSGAMAGSAFPYHRALVAEALGFKDVSPNSIDAVSHRDMMLEFNADLAIIANTMSRYAEDFVNWSSSEFGYLTLHDAFSSGSSMMPQKKNPDSMELIRGKSGRMLGNFTALYTLAKGAPLSYSRDLQEDKEPVFDSVHNVKVILRVMKEALETARFNFETMHAKMLPALLATDLADLLVEAGVPFRDAHHIVGSLVGDAARAGKQFTELSDEAWAAAGVPDVAKMKKTLTFEYSVSKRNIEGGTGPKSVKQQFTKAAALIKKLKK from the coding sequence ATGGCTAAGAAGAAAGATACCCAGACTAACATGTGGACGGGCCGCTTTGCTAGTGGCATGGCTCAGAGCATGGTCGATTTAAGTTTCAGCTTGCAGTTTGATGCAGAACTCATTGAAGAAGATATCGAAGGAAGCATCGGACATGGCAAGGGTCTTGTTGAATCTGGAGTTCTTTCTAAAGCTGACTACAAGAAGATTTGCGACGGCCTCAAGAGCATTCTCGATGACTACCACGCCGGCAAAAACCTCTGGTGCGATAGCGACGAAGACATCCACATGGCTGTGGAACGCGTGCTTACCGAACGCATCGGCGCACTAGGCAAGAAGATTCACACGGGCCGTAGCCGCAATGACCAGGTCTGCACGGACTTCAAGCTTTACATGCGTCATCGCGCTGCAGAAATCCGCCAGCTCGAAATTGAACTTATGGAAACGGTTCTGGACCTTTCCAAGAAGTACTTTGGCAAGATGATGCCGGGTTACACGCACTTGCAGCAGGCTCAACCGATTTACTTTAGCCATTACCTCATGAGCATGTTCTTTGCCGTGAGCCGTGATGTGAAGCGCCTTGACAACTTCCTCGAATTGCATAGCCAGCTCCCGCTTGGCAGTGGCGCTATGGCAGGTTCTGCATTCCCGTACCACCGCGCACTCGTTGCTGAAGCACTCGGTTTCAAGGACGTGAGCCCGAACAGCATTGACGCAGTGAGCCATCGCGACATGATGCTTGAATTCAACGCAGACCTAGCCATCATCGCCAATACGATGAGCCGTTATGCCGAAGACTTTGTGAACTGGAGCTCTAGCGAATTTGGCTACCTCACCTTGCACGATGCATTCTCCAGCGGATCTTCAATGATGCCGCAGAAGAAGAATCCGGACTCCATGGAACTCATCCGCGGAAAGTCTGGCCGTATGCTCGGAAACTTCACTGCACTCTACACTCTCGCCAAGGGCGCTCCGCTCAGCTACAGCCGCGACTTGCAAGAAGACAAGGAACCGGTCTTTGACAGCGTCCACAACGTGAAAGTGATTCTCCGCGTGATGAAGGAAGCTTTGGAAACGGCACGCTTCAACTTCGAAACGATGCATGCGAAGATGCTCCCGGCTCTCCTTGCAACCGACCTTGCAGACTTGCTCGTGGAAGCAGGCGTTCCGTTCCGCGACGCCCACCACATCGTGGGAAGCCTCGTCGGCGATGCCGCACGTGCAGGCAAGCAGTTCACGGAACTTTCTGACGAGGCTTGGGCCGCCGCAGGCGTCCCGGACGTCGCCAAGATGAAGAAGACGCTTACGTTCGAATACAGCGTAAGCAAGCGTAATATTGAAGGCGGTACGGGTCCGAAGTCCGTGAAGCAGCAGTTCACGAAGGCAGCCGCACTCATCAAGAAACTCAAGAAGTAA